The proteins below come from a single Vanacampus margaritifer isolate UIUO_Vmar chromosome 10, RoL_Vmar_1.0, whole genome shotgun sequence genomic window:
- the reep2 gene encoding receptor expression-enhancing protein 2: MVSWMISRMVVLAFGTLYPAYASYKAVKTKNVKEYVKWMMYWIVFALFSTAETATDLFLSWFPFYFELKIAFVIWLLSPYTKGSSVLYRKFVHPTLSNKEKEIDDYIAQAKDRSYETMMRFGKRGLNLAANAAVTAATKGQGVLSDKLRSFSMQDLTLINAEDELSLHSSDGRTRRDSVDDMSSGASTLPRAKSTTGRQTRSMASTALADEISSQHSSDQSDARTEHSDEDGGEKAPKRTTTAAKTAKKPAAKTETQSKTVKKAPKKKTTPSAETPP, translated from the exons ATGGTGTCGTGGATGATTTCGAGGATGGTTGT ccTCGCCTTCGGGACGCTCTACCCAGCGTACGCGTCATACAAGGCTGTCAAAACGAAGAATGTGAAGGAATAT GTGAAGTGGATGATGTACTGGATAGTATTTGCCTTGTTCTCCACGGCAGAGACGGCCACAGACTTGTTCCTATCATG GTTTCCTTTTTACTTTGAGTTGAAGATCGCCTTTGTGATCTGGCTCTTGTCACCATACACCAAGGGCTCCAGTGTTCTCTATCGCAAGTTTGTTCACCCAACCTTGTCGAACAAGGAGAAG GAGATAGATGATTACATTGCACAGGCCAAAGACAGGAGTTATGAGACCATGATGAGGTTTGGAAAGAGGGGTCTCAACTTGGCTGCCAATGCTGCAGTCACTGCAGCCACCAAG GGACAGGGTGTGCTGTCAGACAAGCTGCGCAGTTTTAGCATGCAGGACCTGACACTCATCAACGCGGAGGATGAGCTGTCTCTACACTCTTCAGATGGCCGCACGAGACGAGACTCAGTGGATGACATGAGCTCAGGGGCGAGCACGCTGCCCCGAGCCAAGAGCACCACTGGACGACAGA CTCGCTCTATGGCTTCAACGGCCCTCGCAGATGAGATATCATCCCAACACAGCTCAGACCAGTCAGATGCAAGAACTGAGCATTCTGATGAAGATGGGGGAGAAAAGGCCCCCAAGCGGACCACCACCGCCGCCAAGACAGCCAAGAAACCTGCTGCAAAGACGGAG ACACAAAGCAAGACGGTGAAGAAGGCACCAAAGAAAAAGACCACACCCAGTGCAGAGACACCTCCGTGA